The Thermomicrobiales bacterium region CGCCTAACCGCCCAAACGAAAGGAGCAGCACCGCGTAGGCGAGGATATATGAGTCCAGAATCCACTGGATTTGCGTCAGGCTGGCCCCAAGCGAGTCTTTGATCTTGACCTGCGCGACATTCACGACCGTGGTGTCCAACAGGAGCATGAAGACCGCGAGACAAAGCACGATGAGAATCTGCCAGGCGCGGCGGTCGTCGTGAATGGCGCCTCCGTCGTGCGCGGCAGCTGGTGAGCTCATGGTCGATCGTTCCCTTCCCAATGTTCTGGATTTCACAATGCTGAACGAAGCAGGAGCGCCGGCAAGAACCTACGTGGGCGTTGGCGAATTGGTTACGATCCCTGGATCGAAAACAGCGGCCAGCGCGCGAATCGACCGTAGAAAGCACTCCCGCTCATCCGGCGGTATAGACGCCAACGCCGCCTGTGCCTGCTCCCGGCGCAGATCGTGAATCCGGCGACCGTATCCAATCGCCGGTTCGGTCAACGCGACGAGCACCCGGCGACGATCGGACGGATCGACTGACTTCTCGACCAATCCCCGCTCGATCAGGCGGTCGACCAGTTCCGAGGCCGACGGCAACGATACCGCCAAACCACTAGCCAGTTCCCCCATCGATCGCTCACCGTTGTTGTAGAGATAGATCAGCGCTTTGACTTGCGGAAGCGTCAGTCCGCTGATGCCCCGATCGTTCATCAACGTGGCGTAGAGACCGCGCCCGATGACCGGCATGAGCTCGACGATTTCCTCGACCATCGCGACGTTCTGCATCGACGTCTCCTGCATGGATCCTCGCCGACCCTGCGAGTGCTACGGAGTCCGAAGGATTCGAAGGACGGCCGAAGTATAACGATGCGCCCACGAGCCGCGCTCCGGGCTATCGGTCCGCCTGACTAGAGCGAGATTCGACTCATGGTGGGGTTGGTGAGAAACGCGACCAGTTCCGGATGTTCGACGCCGAGCGTGTAGAGCGGGGTGCCCGGATGGAAAGGATCCAGATCAGCGGCTGCAACGACCTCGATCCCGTCGTCTACCTCGGGATACGCGTGGTTCCACTCCGCTTCGAAGGCATCGTCCTCACCGGGCACAGCCATGATGCGTATCGCGCCACCCCGGCGCGCGGCATACCCCTGATAGTGATTCGTGGATGCGGCGGCCACCAGGTCGGCGACCACCAATGGCGTCGTGCCGATATTGACCGTGACATGACCATAATCAGGCGGTATGACGACCCGATCGCCCGGCTCGGCGACGATCACGATCGCGCGATCCACCGCCGGATCGCCTGCCGGGTCGCCCGCCGCGCGTTGCAGGACGAAGGCCGCCTCGCCAGCCAGCACGTCATAGATCTCCGGCCAGCTCACCCCATTGCTATCCAGCGCGTGATAGTGCCCGGCCGTCTTCACGAACTCACCACCGACCTCGCCTGGCAACGTCACTGTCACGTCATAGCGCAACCCGTCTTGCCCCAGGCCCGATTCGTCCGCCAATCGCACATCACGATAGGTGAAATAGGCCACCGTGTCCGCACTCGCGGCGACCGCCTCCGGCGTGGCGACCACCGCGCGCAGATCGCCGAAACGGCGCTGCCCGGGACCCTCCCAGAACATCTCTCCCGTCAAATCAGCGAGATGACCTGTCTCCAGGTCGATGGCGATCGGAAGGCCGCTTAGAGCTGTGAGATCGAGCGTTGTCATTCGAGGTTGGCATGCCGTTTCGCGAGCGATGCGTAGCCGGTCGCGGCCTCGCCGGCGGCCAGCATCGAGACCATGGTTTCGAAGAGGAGAAGCGTCGTCTGCTCGAAAAGGCTCCCGCCATACTGGCGTGAACTGGAGCCCTGGAGTTTGTGTTGGGTTGGCAGCAGCACGATCGGATCGGCCAATCCAGCGAGACGGCTTTCCGCATTCGCCGTCACCGCGGCGACCTGCGCGCCCGTTGTTCTCGCGCTCTCGGCCATCATGACCACCGCGCCCGTCTCTCCCGAACCGGAAATGGCGATGAGCAAGTCGCCTTCTGCGATAGACGGTGTCGTGGTCTCTCCAACCACGAACGCCTGGTTCCCAAGATGCATCAGGCGCATGGCGAACATCCGCCCCACCAATCCGGAGCGCCCTTCACCCAGCAGGAACACACGCTGCGCGCGATCGATCGCCTCCAGCAGTCCGCGCACAGCGGCATCGTCCACGCGGGCGATCGCTTCGACCTGTTCGGCCAAAATCTCGGCAGCCTCGTCGTGAAACGCCAACCGGTCAGCCATCGATCACGCTCTGAATCCGGGACGCGGCCGCGACCGGATCGTCCGCTCCAGCGATAGACGACCCGACCACCACGATGGCCGGGTGATACTCGAGCACACCAGGCAGCGAATTCGCGTTCAACCCACCGGCCACGACGAGTTTCATCGTGGAGATAGCAGTCACCAGTCCGATCTCGGACATCAGATCGGTTCCGCCCGCCAACCGCGCGTCAGTGCCAGCATGCACGCCCATATAGTCGACGCCCAGCCGCTCCAGCTGCCCGACCCGCTGCGCGACATCATGGACCCCGAGCAGATCGGCAACGACTTCGAGCCCGCCCGCATGCGCTACCTCGACGACTCCGGACACCGTGGCATCGGCAGCCGTGGCCAGCACCGTCACCAATGCCGCCCCGGCATCGACCGCCAGCTGCGCCTCGAACGGACCGCCATCGACGATCTTGAGATCGGCCACGACCGGAAGTCCGGAAGCAGCGCTCAACTGCGGAATCACTCCAACACCGTAACGTTTGATAAACGGTGTGCCCGCCTCGATCAGATCGACCACGCCACGCAGCGACGCCGCCAGCGCGATCGCCTCATCGACGGTCAACGTATCGATGGCGACTTGGAGTTTTGGTCGTCGAGCTGTCAAGTGCGCGTCCTGGATCCGTTCAAGTGAACTGCTGAGCCGTTCGATCGACCTTGCGAAGATGCCAACGCCATCATCCCGGCAGAATCGATGCAATCGAACCGCAGGGCTGTGACGAGACAATCCGTCACGGCCGAAGGGCCCCGTCGAGAGGAGTGTATCCACCTTCTCGAACATGGCCCAAGCTGTCCGCCAATTCCACGGCGTCGACACCCAATCCCAAACCATTCTGACTTCTCAAGGCATTGGATCGGAACCTGGAACCCCGTTTTGAGCATGGCCGATCAATGGCGCCGGAAAGGAGACTGCGACACTACTTCCGTGACGCCGAGGGCGACCTGGTCCGATTGCGCTCGATTCATGAGCTTGATACTCTGTTACTGGTAATAACCTCTCGAGCAATCGAATCATCGTCACACACAGGGGGCATGTCTGTGGACCATCGCGTGTTCGATTTGCTTGTGTAAGCGTTCGCCACCTGCGGTTCCGGGCAGTCCGTCCCTTTGGGAGACGCGCTGGCGGCCATCAGGACTGCGATTTCCACGAAGTCGGTTGGCCCGCAGAGCGCCCTCGCGGCTGAAGGTCTTGCCGGAGATGGCGCCTCCATATTCGAATGGAACGGGTCCGCGTGCGGCATGTGCCGCGTGGGGTGAGACCGCCGATCGCCGAACGGCCAAGAACCCCACACGGCTTCGAGGCAGCCGACGGTACCCTGGTTTGCGCGACCGTGCGCGCCCTGCAAATCGCATCGATTCCACTCCTGAAACAACAGATAACCGAAGTGCACTTGGCGCGTTTCCGCCACGACGCTCGAGCAACATCGCAACAAGGAGGATCCTGCATGGCCGCACGTAGCCTGGTCGCATTGTTGGTGCTATCGCTCGTGTGCGGGCCACTCGTGCTGCAAAGCCCAGTGGCAGCACAGGACACCGGTGCAACGCCGGTTTCAGAGGCTTCCCCCCAAGCCGCTGCCACAAGCCTATTGGATTGGGCACCCTGTGAAGATGTGCCGGACACCGAATGCGCCTGGTTGCAAGTTCCCGTTGATCACAGTCAGCCGGACGGCGAGCAGATCAGCCTGCGCCTCGGACGCGTGCCGGCGCTCGACCCCAACACGCGAGAAGGGGCCCTGCTCCTGATTCCGGGGGGACCGGGCGCGGGCATCAACGAGATGCTGGCCGGCGCCTGGGGTATGCGCTCCGCCCATCATGTCGACGAGTTTCGCGAACGCTACGACGTGGTCACCTTCGATCCGCGCGGCATCGGCCAGAGCAACCCCATTCGCTGCGATCCCGATCTCGTTCCGCCTGTCTCGCAACCGACCGATGAAGCTCCTTCTGAAGCGGATTGGGTCGCGCTGGCCGCGACAAATGGGGAGTTCTACGCAAGCTGCTTCGAGGCGACCGGCAACCTGATGGCACATCTGTCGGCGCAGGACACCGCCGGGGATATCGAACTGATCCGCCAGGCGTTGGGCGAAGATCAGGGATTGATCGCCTATGCGGGCTCCTATGGCAGCGCCTATGCCGCCGCGTATCTGGAGCAATTTGGCGACCATGCGCGGGCAATGGTGCTCGATGGGGTGGTAGACCACAGCATCGATATGGCGACCTTCATGACGCGCAATGTGCTGGCGGTGCAAGATGCATTCGATCGGTTCAGCGCCTGGTGCGCCGCAGATGACGCGTGCGCGCTTCACGGGCAAGACGTTGGAGCGGTTTTCGATGAAGTCGTCTCGCTGGAGCCAGTGACCAAAACGATCGTGCCGCAGATGCTGGCGGGTGGCGCCGATCCGAATGCGGGTTGGGCGCTCATCGCTCAAATGCTGGCCGAAGTGCAGCAAGGCGACCGCACGACGCTGGAAGCCCTGACGGGCGTTGTGGGGCTGGCGAGCTCATCGGCCGATCCGTGGGTCGTGGCCGGGAAGAACGGTCTCTTCTCCGGGGTACTGTGTTCGAGTTTCGGTCCGCAAGAGGACTATGCGTCGCTGCTGGCTGCGTGGGAAGCGGTTGCGCAATTGGCGCCGCGGTTCGCCTGGAAGTTCTGGGACGGCACTCCGCTGGCGCACGGCACAGCCGGCACCGGAGATTGCGCCGGTTGGCCACTGGCAGCATCGAACCCACCCCATCCCCTGCAGATCGCGCCGAATTCGAAGGTCCTCGTGGCAAATCCCACCCACGACCCGGCCACGGCGTTGGCCAATGCGCTCTCGGTCTGGGGGCAGATCCCGCAGGCACGTCTGCTGCTGGCCGATGTCGACGGCCATCAAAGCCTGCTCCTTTCGCAATGCGCCTATGAGACCATGGCGAGCTTTATCGACGACCCAACGTCGCTTTCGTCGACAACCCTCTGTCCAGCCTGAACCGCGCTCGAAGGAGATACGACCATGTCGTCGCGCCGCACGCTTTTCTTGCTTTGTCTCGTTCTCCTCGTTGGCATCGTCGGGCCAGTCCAGGGAACTGCCGGCGCGCAGGATCTCTCGGCGGTCGAGCTCGAACCAAACGATTGTGAATTTCTGGTCCAGGGGGCGGAAGACCCTCGGCCCCGGTTGGGCGACATCTCCTGCGGCACACTCGACGTTCCGGAAAACTGGAATGAGCCGGAGGGCCGCCGCATCCAGATCGGATATGCCGTGCTGGAGGCCACCGGTGAAGCACCCGAGGCTGACCCAATCGTCTTCCTGGCCGGTGGGCCCGGCACCAGCCCGCTGACGAGCATCGAAGCCTACGCCAGCATCTTCGCCCCGCTGCGCGAAACGCGGGATATTGTGATCTTCGATCAGCGTGGCGCCCGGCTTTCATCGCCGTTGCGTTGTGAGGATTACAGCGCGGTGCTGGGGGTGGACCTGCCGCCTGAGGTGACGGAAGCGGCCGGCGTTCCCCCGGCAGGCCCACCGAGCGATGCGGCCGACCTGGATG contains the following coding sequences:
- a CDS encoding MarR family transcriptional regulator is translated as MQNVAMVEEIVELMPVIGRGLYATLMNDRGISGLTLPQVKALIYLYNNGERSMGELASGLAVSLPSASELVDRLIERGLVEKSVDPSDRRRVLVALTEPAIGYGRRIHDLRREQAQAALASIPPDERECFLRSIRALAAVFDPGIVTNSPTPT
- a CDS encoding glucose-6-phosphate isomerase family protein: MTTLDLTALSGLPIAIDLETGHLADLTGEMFWEGPGQRRFGDLRAVVATPEAVAASADTVAYFTYRDVRLADESGLGQDGLRYDVTVTLPGEVGGEFVKTAGHYHALDSNGVSWPEIYDVLAGEAAFVLQRAAGDPAGDPAVDRAIVIVAEPGDRVVIPPDYGHVTVNIGTTPLVVADLVAAASTNHYQGYAARRGGAIRIMAVPGEDDAFEAEWNHAYPEVDDGIEVVAAADLDPFHPGTPLYTLGVEHPELVAFLTNPTMSRISL
- the hxlB gene encoding 6-phospho-3-hexuloisomerase, translated to MADRLAFHDEAAEILAEQVEAIARVDDAAVRGLLEAIDRAQRVFLLGEGRSGLVGRMFAMRLMHLGNQAFVVGETTTPSIAEGDLLIAISGSGETGAVVMMAESARTTGAQVAAVTANAESRLAGLADPIVLLPTQHKLQGSSSRQYGGSLFEQTTLLLFETMVSMLAAGEAATGYASLAKRHANLE
- a CDS encoding orotidine 5'-phosphate decarboxylase / HUMPS family protein, translated to MTARRPKLQVAIDTLTVDEAIALAASLRGVVDLIEAGTPFIKRYGVGVIPQLSAASGLPVVADLKIVDGGPFEAQLAVDAGAALVTVLATAADATVSGVVEVAHAGGLEVVADLLGVHDVAQRVGQLERLGVDYMGVHAGTDARLAGGTDLMSEIGLVTAISTMKLVVAGGLNANSLPGVLEYHPAIVVVGSSIAGADDPVAAASRIQSVIDG
- a CDS encoding alpha/beta fold hydrolase, coding for MQVPVDHSQPDGEQISLRLGRVPALDPNTREGALLLIPGGPGAGINEMLAGAWGMRSAHHVDEFRERYDVVTFDPRGIGQSNPIRCDPDLVPPVSQPTDEAPSEADWVALAATNGEFYASCFEATGNLMAHLSAQDTAGDIELIRQALGEDQGLIAYAGSYGSAYAAAYLEQFGDHARAMVLDGVVDHSIDMATFMTRNVLAVQDAFDRFSAWCAADDACALHGQDVGAVFDEVVSLEPVTKTIVPQMLAGGADPNAGWALIAQMLAEVQQGDRTTLEALTGVVGLASSSADPWVVAGKNGLFSGVLCSSFGPQEDYASLLAAWEAVAQLAPRFAWKFWDGTPLAHGTAGTGDCAGWPLAASNPPHPLQIAPNSKVLVANPTHDPATALANALSVWGQIPQARLLLADVDGHQSLLLSQCAYETMASFIDDPTSLSSTTLCPA